A single Parabacteroides timonensis DNA region contains:
- a CDS encoding RagB/SusD family nutrient uptake outer membrane protein, protein MKIYKYITFLGITFLLSSCTNDFLDIPSETTLSSAIYYKSQSDFEQAINGAYAPFRGMYSGNEGAWAMGELRSDNTTYKFNPNDRGTIQGEYIKDFIEQADNRIPLNKWSSNYSVISRVNHLLEPIDGIEFDERVKNNIKGQAYFLRAFAYFDLVQYFGSVPLHLTPVKTLEETSLPLSPVEDIYNQIISDAQQAANLLPDKASQEAGRATSGAAKMLLGNVYISLKKWSEAESILKEVTGYELLSDYNQIYETSNKNHKESIFEIQFKEGTEGYASYFFYTFLPQPISADEITAITGIAESARTVEGYNIPTPDIIAAYESGDLRKDASVGTLIANGEPCPYIKKYCHSHALSGNTNDNWPVYRYAETLLFLAEAANEQNKTGEALGYLNQVRQRAGLSDCTASGQGAIREAILRERRVELAFENKRWLDLVRSGNAESMMKAYGARVKANPQAYYFPQGYTVSPSAYTNIPLLFALPASEAALSPYF, encoded by the coding sequence ATGAAAATATATAAGTATATAACGTTCCTGGGAATTACTTTCCTGTTAAGTAGTTGTACAAATGATTTTTTGGACATACCGTCTGAAACGACGTTAAGTTCTGCAATATATTATAAGAGTCAGAGCGATTTTGAACAGGCTATAAATGGTGCTTATGCTCCTTTCCGTGGAATGTATAGTGGAAATGAAGGTGCATGGGCGATGGGTGAATTGAGATCTGATAATACAACCTATAAATTCAATCCCAATGACCGTGGAACCATTCAAGGTGAATATATAAAGGATTTTATAGAGCAGGCAGATAATAGAATCCCATTGAATAAATGGTCATCGAATTATTCTGTTATTTCTCGTGTGAACCATTTGTTGGAACCGATCGACGGTATAGAGTTTGACGAACGTGTAAAGAACAATATAAAAGGTCAGGCTTATTTCTTACGTGCCTTTGCTTATTTCGACCTGGTTCAATATTTTGGCAGTGTACCTTTGCATCTGACACCAGTAAAGACGTTGGAAGAAACTTCCCTGCCTTTGTCTCCTGTAGAAGATATCTATAACCAGATTATCTCGGATGCTCAGCAAGCCGCAAATCTATTACCGGACAAGGCAAGTCAGGAAGCCGGTCGTGCTACATCGGGGGCTGCCAAGATGCTTTTAGGGAATGTGTATATAAGTTTGAAGAAATGGTCTGAAGCTGAATCGATCCTGAAAGAGGTGACGGGTTATGAGTTGTTATCGGATTACAATCAGATTTATGAAACCTCCAATAAGAATCATAAAGAGTCTATTTTCGAGATCCAGTTTAAAGAGGGTACTGAAGGTTATGCAAGCTATTTCTTCTATACTTTCTTGCCGCAACCTATCTCCGCAGATGAAATAACGGCTATTACAGGGATTGCAGAATCCGCTCGTACGGTGGAAGGTTACAATATACCTACTCCTGATATTATTGCAGCTTATGAATCCGGTGATTTGAGAAAGGATGCTTCTGTAGGAACGTTGATCGCTAATGGTGAGCCATGTCCTTATATAAAGAAGTATTGCCATTCGCATGCTTTATCAGGAAATACGAATGATAACTGGCCTGTATATCGTTATGCAGAGACGTTGTTATTCCTTGCAGAAGCGGCCAATGAGCAGAATAAAACAGGTGAAGCTCTGGGGTATCTGAATCAGGTGAGACAACGTGCCGGTCTGTCCGATTGTACAGCATCAGGACAGGGTGCCATCCGTGAAGCAATCTTAAGGGAAAGACGTGTCGAGCTGGCTTTTGAGAATAAGAGATGGTTGGATTTGGTGCGTAGCGGAAATGCCGAAAGCATGATGAAAGCTTACGGTGCACGTGTGAAAGCGAATCCTCAGGCTTATTATTTCCCCCAGGGTTATACAGTTTCTCCTTCGGCGTACACCAATATTCCGCTATTATTTGCATTACCGGCATCTGAAGCGGCATTGAGCCCTTATTTTTAA
- a CDS encoding FecR family protein, which produces MSERNIDIIEELLPRYCEGNVSTEEKEVVEDWIRQSEDHYKIAQQIQLIYLATDTISIMDMVNTDNALNKVDDRIRRSQLKVLFMWGQRVAAILFIPLLIAYLLQVLIPEKRDIRMLEVRTNPGMMTNLTLPDGTKVNLNSESSLTYPEIFEGDLRSVRLEGEAFFEVVKNPEKRFVVTTPHNARVEVLGTSFNMEAFKWDSIVSTTLISGKVAFITKSGQVDMKPGEKLVYNIQANRPRIYHTSGETETSWKEGMIVFKKTPFKEAIRMLTKRYNVEFVVSNNKYVNDLFTGSFTDHRLEQILDIFNASSGIKWRYLPKENKLDRKSKVEIY; this is translated from the coding sequence ATGAGTGAAAGAAATATAGATATTATAGAGGAACTTCTTCCCCGTTATTGCGAAGGTAATGTTTCTACGGAGGAAAAAGAGGTGGTTGAAGACTGGATCCGTCAATCGGAAGATCATTATAAGATAGCTCAACAGATACAGTTGATTTATTTGGCGACAGACACTATTTCTATAATGGATATGGTGAATACGGATAACGCTTTAAATAAAGTAGATGATCGTATCCGTAGAAGTCAGTTGAAGGTATTGTTTATGTGGGGACAACGGGTGGCTGCAATCTTATTTATCCCGTTGTTGATCGCTTACCTGTTGCAAGTACTTATTCCGGAAAAGCGGGATATACGGATGTTGGAAGTACGGACAAATCCGGGAATGATGACCAATCTTACATTGCCGGATGGTACGAAGGTTAATTTGAACTCTGAATCTTCGTTGACATATCCGGAGATATTTGAAGGAGATCTTCGTTCAGTTCGGTTAGAGGGTGAGGCTTTCTTTGAGGTGGTGAAGAACCCGGAAAAACGTTTTGTTGTAACTACTCCTCACAATGCCAGAGTGGAAGTCTTGGGAACATCTTTTAATATGGAAGCATTTAAGTGGGATTCTATTGTTTCGACAACATTGATCAGTGGAAAAGTCGCTTTTATTACTAAGTCCGGTCAGGTTGATATGAAACCCGGTGAAAAATTGGTTTACAACATACAGGCAAACCGACCAAGAATATATCACACAAGTGGAGAAACAGAGACTTCTTGGAAAGAAGGAATGATTGTTTTTAAGAAGACTCCTTTTAAAGAAGCGATTCGTATGTTGACAAAAAGATATAACGTGGAATTTGTAGTATCAAATAATAAATATGTAAACGATCTTTTTACCGGATCCTTTACCGATCATCGATTAGAACAGATATTGGATATATTCAATGCTTCTTCCGGAATAAAGTGGCGCTATCTTCCGAAAGAAAATAAATTGGATAGAAAAAGTAAAGTAGAAATCTATTAA
- a CDS encoding glycosyl hydrolase, producing the protein MKRYLSIIAFALLAMSCSGSKADNSRLDSEFASPPKSVRTSVYWYWMCGNISKEGVIKDLEEMKRVGINRAFIGHNYFEPYEGGRNVRLMSDEWWEILHTALKKASELDIEIGLFNSPGWTQAGGPWIKTSQSMRYLTHSDLTVKGPQKITVKLEKPKDDFQDVKVIAYPSSSSKQFVLNSSNARISVSPTLKQMEKMFDGDCLSDVRLPQNVDYSIDIKTQKEFTARSLTIYPSHSNINATFELQAKEGNTYRTISQFVIDWHHLAVIVGFQPFAPVVMTLDEVKATDFRLLVKNTHQEGGIAEIELSSTPRIENYAAKTFAKMFQDPLPQWDYYMWRDQPEVSDASLNINPESVLDISDYMTADGTLTWDVPEGEWEILRTGMTSTTVTNNPAGPDGTGLEVDKINKKHVASHFDAFIGKILKRIPAEDRKTFKVVVQDSYESGGQNFTDDFLRSFKERYGYDALPFIPAYFGQVVGSQVQSDKFLWDMRRLVADRVAYDYVGGFRELSHEHGLTTWLENYGHWGFPAEFLMYGGQSDEVGGEYWLPNVVPSWENNLGNIENRAASSCAHIYGKPLVSAESNTSGGPAFSRVPADAKQRTDKYFSEGINNTLLHVFIQQADSDRYPGTNAWFGTEFYRTNTWYSHIDLFLNYIKRCNYMLRQGLNMADVAYFIGEDVPKMTGIQDPALPLGYQFDYINAEVLLRDATVKDGLITLPHGTTYRVLVLPRINTMRPEVLTKIKQLVMDGAVVLGTPPTHSPSLQNQPAADEQVKSMATELWGKIDGTNVTSGQVGKGMLFNGVGLEEVFSNIGCVEDCRIPAGTPFLFSHRKMDNTEIYFISNQSESVQKADLKFRVKGLRPELFDPITGRTRDLTEFTSDDKGTTVPVTLHGYESGFIVFRKKGEPTAGTKNFPQPVKVSELKEAWNVKFNGKLSNPASIRLEELQDLSQSSNDSIKYFSGNMIYTTTFDFDRSLSDGEQIYLDLGEVNKLAKVWVNEEYVGGAWTMPYHVDISSALKQGKNVLRIDVVNTWVNRMIGDKNLPKEQRETWAGINDYLPDSPLQKTGLIGPVKLESVKFK; encoded by the coding sequence ATGAAAAGATATCTTAGTATAATAGCTTTTGCTCTATTGGCTATGTCCTGCTCTGGTTCTAAAGCCGATAATTCCCGGTTGGATTCAGAGTTTGCCTCTCCTCCGAAAAGTGTCCGGACAAGTGTATACTGGTATTGGATGTGTGGAAATATATCCAAGGAAGGAGTAATTAAGGACTTGGAAGAAATGAAGCGTGTCGGTATTAACCGAGCTTTTATCGGGCACAATTATTTTGAACCTTATGAAGGTGGACGTAATGTACGGTTAATGAGCGATGAATGGTGGGAGATTTTGCATACCGCTTTGAAGAAAGCTTCAGAGTTGGATATAGAAATAGGCCTGTTCAATTCTCCGGGATGGACACAGGCCGGTGGTCCATGGATAAAAACTAGTCAGTCTATGCGTTATCTGACGCATTCAGACCTGACGGTAAAAGGTCCTCAGAAAATAACTGTCAAGCTGGAGAAACCGAAAGATGATTTCCAGGATGTGAAAGTCATTGCTTATCCTTCATCGTCATCGAAGCAATTTGTATTGAATTCATCCAATGCCCGGATTTCTGTTTCTCCTACATTGAAACAGATGGAAAAAATGTTTGATGGCGATTGCTTGTCTGATGTTCGTCTTCCTCAGAATGTCGATTATAGTATTGATATAAAGACGCAGAAAGAGTTTACTGCCCGTAGTCTGACAATTTATCCTTCCCATTCGAATATAAATGCTACATTTGAATTACAGGCGAAGGAGGGAAATACCTATCGTACTATTTCTCAATTTGTAATAGACTGGCATCATCTGGCTGTAATTGTTGGTTTCCAACCTTTTGCACCGGTTGTGATGACATTGGATGAGGTGAAAGCTACTGATTTCCGTTTGTTGGTTAAGAATACCCATCAGGAAGGTGGTATTGCAGAAATCGAACTTTCTTCTACTCCCCGTATTGAAAACTATGCGGCCAAAACGTTTGCCAAAATGTTTCAGGACCCTCTTCCTCAATGGGATTATTACATGTGGCGTGATCAGCCGGAAGTATCCGATGCTTCATTAAACATTAATCCTGAAAGTGTATTGGATATATCGGACTATATGACTGCTGACGGAACATTGACATGGGATGTGCCTGAAGGAGAGTGGGAGATATTAAGAACTGGGATGACTTCAACGACTGTAACTAATAATCCGGCCGGCCCGGATGGTACTGGATTGGAAGTGGATAAGATAAATAAGAAGCATGTGGCAAGCCACTTCGATGCTTTTATAGGTAAAATATTGAAACGTATTCCGGCTGAAGATCGTAAGACATTCAAGGTCGTTGTACAGGATAGTTATGAATCCGGCGGTCAGAATTTTACGGATGATTTTCTGCGTAGCTTCAAGGAACGTTACGGATATGATGCCTTACCTTTTATTCCGGCTTATTTCGGCCAGGTAGTTGGTAGCCAGGTGCAGTCTGATAAATTTCTATGGGATATGCGCCGTTTGGTAGCAGATAGAGTTGCTTATGATTATGTTGGAGGTTTCAGGGAACTCTCTCATGAACACGGTTTAACGACCTGGTTGGAGAATTATGGCCATTGGGGTTTCCCTGCGGAATTTCTGATGTATGGAGGACAATCTGATGAAGTAGGAGGTGAGTATTGGTTACCCAATGTCGTTCCTTCGTGGGAAAACAACCTGGGTAATATAGAGAACCGTGCCGCTTCTTCTTGTGCACATATTTATGGAAAACCTCTTGTCTCAGCCGAGTCAAATACGAGTGGAGGACCGGCTTTCTCCCGTGTGCCTGCTGATGCAAAGCAACGTACCGATAAATATTTCTCAGAAGGAATAAACAATACCTTGTTGCATGTCTTTATCCAGCAGGCCGATTCAGATAGATACCCCGGCACGAATGCGTGGTTCGGTACGGAGTTTTATCGTACGAATACCTGGTATTCCCATATCGATTTGTTCCTTAATTATATAAAGCGTTGTAACTATATGCTCCGCCAAGGGTTAAATATGGCAGATGTCGCCTATTTTATAGGTGAGGATGTACCGAAGATGACCGGTATCCAGGATCCTGCTTTACCCTTGGGGTATCAGTTCGATTACATCAATGCAGAGGTCTTGCTCCGTGATGCAACTGTAAAAGACGGATTGATAACGTTACCGCATGGAACGACTTATCGTGTATTGGTTTTACCACGAATAAATACGATGCGTCCGGAAGTCCTGACGAAGATCAAACAGTTGGTTATGGATGGGGCAGTTGTGTTGGGAACTCCTCCAACACATTCTCCCAGTCTTCAGAATCAGCCTGCAGCTGACGAACAGGTGAAGAGTATGGCTACCGAATTATGGGGAAAGATCGATGGTACGAATGTCACTTCTGGTCAAGTGGGTAAAGGCATGTTGTTTAACGGTGTCGGCCTGGAAGAGGTATTCTCAAACATCGGATGTGTAGAAGATTGCAGAATACCGGCAGGAACACCCTTCCTTTTTAGTCATCGTAAGATGGATAATACAGAGATATACTTTATCTCCAACCAGAGCGAGTCTGTTCAAAAGGCTGATCTTAAGTTCCGTGTAAAAGGTTTACGTCCTGAATTATTTGATCCTATAACAGGAAGAACACGGGATCTGACAGAATTTACTTCAGATGATAAGGGAACAACTGTTCCAGTGACATTACATGGTTATGAAAGTGGATTTATAGTATTCAGGAAAAAGGGAGAACCGACAGCCGGTACAAAGAATTTCCCGCAGCCGGTTAAAGTCTCGGAACTGAAAGAGGCATGGAATGTGAAGTTTAATGGTAAACTATCCAACCCCGCTTCAATCCGTCTGGAAGAACTTCAGGATTTGTCACAGTCATCAAATGATAGTATCAAATATTTCTCAGGGAATATGATTTATACAACGACATTTGATTTCGATCGTTCATTATCTGATGGCGAACAGATTTATCTGGATCTTGGTGAAGTAAATAAACTGGCCAAAGTGTGGGTAAATGAAGAATATGTAGGTGGAGCATGGACGATGCCGTATCATGTGGATATTTCTTCCGCATTGAAGCAAGGAAAGAATGTACTCCGTATCGATGTAGTCAATACCTGGGTGAATCGTATGATCGGCGATAAGAACTTGCCGAAGGAACAACGCGAAACATGGGCTGGAATAAATGATTACCTGCCAGATTCTCCCTTGCAGAAAACAGGGTTGATCGGACCGGTAAAGCTTGAATCTGTAAAATTTAAATAG
- a CDS encoding TonB-dependent receptor — MKLFFIFMISSISLLHASGSYAQTARISLDTKNQTVQNVLEQIESKSNFSFFYNNRHVDLNRKVSVSVDDADIFKVLDVIFSGTNVGYSVVENRIVLSAKSSNPVISQIGKKITGTVVDAAGVPIIGANVMVKGTTNGTVTDIDGRFLLETSDDAILEVSYIGYTNYETPVGNRTSFNVVLKEDLKTLDEVVVVAYGTQNKRSVTGSMETVKLDDLSDLPVGQFSQKMQGQVTGVQISQGSGRPGQGVNVRIRGAASISTSSTPLYVVDGFPIVGDINNINPNEIESMTVLKDAAATSLYGSRAAFGVILITTKRAKAGETKVSANAYTGIQQVPKNGRPELMNGTEWAQFRKEHYEDMGIDVPDAFKNPSQYGEGYDWYDAMLRTAMIGDYSVSVNASKGDFTSSVVLGYFRQEGVVNNSSYNRFTARANNEYKFNDKFKIAFNIAPSFSFDDAPPADGFFGSGGGLLDNARLTPPILSWKDADGLLPVTVTTPGVTSFETPNWIRSAKDITNKSQWNRLLTNGYLEYELIKDLKLKTSISVDLGNSNTHYFQPSTAGRAFAAAPSKINAYLADKTFRYWSWLSENTVSYAKQFGDHSFDILGGYTVQQYRSDYSEITGSNFPDDRIQTINMALVKNNPSMDIQEWSMISYLARLNYDYKGRYLLNASIRRDGSSRFGRNNKWGNFPSVSLGWVASEEEFMQKIEPISFLKIRGSYGLVGNNNIGNYTHYNVVSSANTVFGDTSSSGTAVTQLGNDNLGWETTKQLDLGVDFGFLNNRINFTYDYYDKRTTELLYNLPIPQESGFSSFTGNVGKLKFWGHEFSLDTKNLVGEFKWSTNFNIAFSDNKVLALSGSSNQIVAYAERVSTITKVGGRIGQFYGPIQLGVYVDQNDFDSSPKMVDSQVGTIKFKDINGDNVITLTDVDGDKTEIGNPFPKFVFGFTNNFSYKNFDLSIVTSGTYGNKVWANEEGITNLDGVFNVLKAVKDRWRSPENPGAGLYGKSTGATEPDRSNHSRSVYNGSHLTINNVTLGYNIPCATIKGISNLRVYGSIQNLYTFTKYPYGNPEAGVDQNGNSPSALLQGIDFSTYPVPRTFTLGISLTID; from the coding sequence ATGAAGCTGTTTTTTATCTTTATGATTAGCTCTATTAGCTTACTACATGCCTCTGGTAGTTATGCACAAACAGCTAGGATTAGTTTGGATACTAAAAATCAGACTGTGCAGAATGTATTGGAGCAAATAGAATCAAAGAGTAATTTTTCTTTTTTTTACAACAATCGTCATGTAGATTTGAATCGTAAAGTATCGGTATCTGTTGATGATGCTGATATATTTAAAGTATTGGATGTTATCTTTTCTGGTACTAATGTCGGTTATTCAGTTGTAGAAAATCGAATTGTATTATCCGCAAAATCATCAAATCCTGTAATATCCCAGATTGGAAAAAAAATAACGGGAACAGTCGTTGATGCAGCAGGTGTACCTATTATTGGAGCCAATGTAATGGTTAAAGGGACGACTAATGGAACGGTAACAGACATAGATGGTCGGTTCTTGTTGGAAACATCGGATGATGCTATTTTGGAGGTGTCTTATATCGGTTATACAAACTATGAAACACCGGTTGGTAATAGAACTTCTTTTAATGTTGTTTTGAAGGAAGATCTAAAAACATTGGACGAAGTAGTTGTTGTTGCCTATGGTACTCAGAATAAGAGAAGTGTAACAGGATCTATGGAAACAGTTAAGCTGGATGATCTTTCCGATCTGCCTGTCGGTCAGTTCTCTCAGAAGATGCAGGGACAAGTAACCGGTGTACAGATCAGTCAGGGTTCAGGTAGACCGGGGCAAGGTGTAAATGTCCGTATCCGTGGTGCTGCTTCTATTTCTACATCCTCTACACCTCTATATGTTGTCGATGGTTTTCCGATCGTGGGAGATATCAATAACATCAACCCGAACGAAATAGAAAGCATGACGGTCTTGAAAGATGCTGCTGCTACTTCTTTGTATGGTTCGAGAGCGGCCTTCGGTGTTATACTGATAACGACCAAACGGGCAAAAGCCGGAGAAACCAAGGTAAGTGCAAATGCTTATACGGGTATCCAGCAGGTTCCTAAAAACGGGCGTCCAGAATTGATGAATGGTACGGAATGGGCTCAATTCAGAAAAGAACATTATGAAGACATGGGGATAGATGTACCTGATGCCTTCAAGAATCCGTCTCAGTATGGTGAAGGTTATGACTGGTACGATGCGATGTTGCGTACTGCCATGATCGGTGATTATAGTGTATCTGTAAATGCTAGTAAAGGTGATTTTACAAGTTCTGTTGTATTGGGTTATTTCAGACAGGAAGGTGTTGTAAATAATTCTTCTTATAATCGTTTTACAGCACGTGCGAATAATGAATATAAATTCAATGATAAATTTAAGATTGCCTTTAATATTGCACCGAGCTTTAGTTTCGATGATGCACCTCCAGCCGATGGATTCTTTGGAAGTGGTGGCGGTTTGCTGGATAATGCCAGATTAACACCTCCGATTCTTTCCTGGAAGGATGCAGACGGTTTGTTACCGGTTACAGTAACGACACCGGGTGTAACCTCATTTGAAACCCCGAACTGGATCCGCTCAGCGAAAGATATTACAAACAAATCTCAATGGAACCGTTTATTGACCAATGGTTATCTGGAATATGAACTGATTAAAGATTTAAAGTTAAAAACAAGTATCAGTGTGGATTTAGGAAATAGTAACACCCATTATTTCCAGCCTTCTACAGCCGGACGTGCTTTTGCTGCGGCTCCAAGTAAGATCAATGCTTATCTGGCTGATAAAACATTCCGGTATTGGTCCTGGCTTTCTGAAAATACAGTATCGTATGCAAAACAGTTCGGTGACCATTCTTTCGATATTTTAGGTGGTTACACTGTACAGCAATATCGTAGTGATTACTCGGAAATTACAGGATCCAATTTCCCAGACGACCGTATCCAAACGATCAATATGGCTTTGGTTAAAAATAATCCTTCTATGGATATTCAGGAGTGGAGTATGATCTCTTATCTGGCTCGTTTGAATTATGATTATAAAGGACGTTATTTATTAAATGCAAGTATCCGTCGTGATGGTTCTTCCCGTTTCGGTAGAAATAATAAATGGGGTAACTTCCCGTCTGTTTCTTTAGGCTGGGTAGCCAGTGAAGAAGAATTCATGCAAAAGATAGAACCAATCTCTTTCCTGAAGATTCGTGGTAGTTATGGACTGGTAGGTAATAATAATATAGGTAACTATACACATTATAATGTAGTAAGTAGTGCTAATACCGTATTTGGCGACACATCTTCCAGTGGAACAGCTGTAACACAGTTGGGTAATGATAATCTGGGATGGGAAACGACTAAGCAACTGGATTTAGGTGTTGATTTTGGTTTCTTGAATAACCGTATTAATTTTACTTACGATTATTATGATAAACGTACGACCGAACTGCTTTATAACCTGCCGATCCCTCAGGAATCCGGTTTCTCCAGTTTCACAGGTAATGTTGGTAAGTTGAAGTTCTGGGGACATGAATTCTCTTTGGATACCAAAAACCTGGTAGGTGAATTTAAGTGGAGTACTAATTTCAATATTGCCTTTAGTGACAATAAAGTGTTGGCTTTGTCAGGAAGTAGTAATCAGATCGTAGCTTATGCGGAACGTGTTTCTACAATTACCAAGGTCGGTGGTCGTATAGGTCAGTTCTACGGGCCGATTCAGCTAGGTGTTTATGTCGATCAAAATGATTTCGATAGCTCACCTAAGATGGTGGACTCACAGGTAGGAACTATTAAATTCAAAGATATTAATGGTGATAATGTTATTACATTAACTGATGTAGACGGGGATAAAACAGAAATCGGTAACCCGTTCCCTAAATTTGTATTCGGTTTTACTAATAACTTCTCTTATAAAAATTTTGATTTGTCTATTGTAACTTCCGGAACTTATGGAAACAAAGTATGGGCGAATGAAGAAGGTATTACCAATCTGGATGGTGTATTTAATGTACTAAAGGCTGTGAAAGACAGATGGCGTTCACCGGAAAACCCGGGTGCCGGATTATATGGAAAATCAACCGGAGCAACGGAACCTGACCGTTCTAATCATTCCAGAAGCGTATATAATGGTAGCCATCTGACCATCAATAATGTGACATTAGGTTACAACATTCCTTGTGCAACAATAAAGGGTATCAGTAACTTAAGGGTTTATGGAAGTATTCAGAACCTGTATACATTTACTAAATATCCGTATGGAAATCCGGAAGCCGGTGTTGATCAAAATGGTAATTCGCCAAGTGCCTTGTTGCAGGGAATTGACTTTTCTACCTATCCGGTACCGCGTACCTTTACATTAGGTATAAGTTTGACGATCGATTGA
- a CDS encoding RNA polymerase sigma-70 factor → MKRSILQEQYQNENFLLSALRQSDRKAYSCLFRKYYPMLCAYCHKFISLEDSEEIVQDVLFWLWESRKELVIEKSLSQYLFKIIYNRAINKIASLQAKNKADTVFFEQMQDMLQDTDYYQIIELRELLKKAINKLPDSYREAFVMHRFQHKTYKEIAEQVGVSSKTIDYRIQQALNILRKELKDYLPLLYFIHLV, encoded by the coding sequence ATGAAAAGGAGTATACTTCAAGAGCAATATCAAAATGAGAATTTTCTTCTGTCGGCACTACGCCAGTCAGACAGGAAAGCATATTCTTGCTTATTCCGGAAATATTATCCTATGTTATGTGCATACTGTCACAAATTTATTTCTTTAGAAGATTCTGAGGAGATCGTACAGGATGTTCTATTTTGGTTATGGGAATCCCGTAAAGAGTTAGTTATCGAAAAATCGCTCAGCCAATATCTGTTTAAAATAATATATAACAGGGCGATTAACAAAATAGCCAGTTTGCAAGCAAAGAATAAAGCAGATACAGTATTTTTCGAACAAATGCAAGATATGTTGCAGGATACCGACTACTATCAGATCATCGAACTAAGAGAATTACTAAAAAAAGCTATCAACAAATTACCCGACAGTTACCGGGAAGCATTTGTCATGCACCGTTTCCAGCATAAGACCTACAAAGAAATAGCCGAACAGGTTGGAGTATCAAGTAAAACAATAGACTATCGGATCCAACAAGCTTTAAATATATTACGCAAAGAATTAAAGGATTACCTACCTCTCCTGTACTTTATTCACCTGGTCTGA